TAGCTATGGACAAGAAGAAATCTATCGCATGATTTTGATGGAAACCAATATCAGTTCGGTTTCAACCAACATCAAGTATGCAGCTGTCTTGATTAATACGAGTCAGTTGGAGCAAGCCAGTCAAAAGCATGAGCAATTGATTGTGATTGTGATGGCAAGTTTCTGGATTCTGTCTTTGCTTGCCAGTCTCTATCTAGCTAGGGTCAGTGTTCGTCCTCTGCTTGAGAGCATGCAGAAGCAACAGTCCTTTGTGGAAAATGCCAGTCATGAGTTACGAACTCCACTTGCGGTTTTGCAAAATCGTTTAGAGACCCTTTTTCGTAAGCCAGAAGCAACCATTATGGAGGTGAGCGAAAGCATTGCATCAAGTTTGGAAGAAGTCCGAAATATGCGGTTTTTGACGACAAACTTGTTGAATTTAGCTCGTAGAGATGATGGAATTAAGCCTGAGCTTGCAGAAGTTCCAACCAGTTTTTTTAATACGACTTTCACAAACTATGAGATGATTGCTTCTGAAAATGACCGTGTCTTCCGTTTTGAAAATCGGATCCATCGAACGATTGTCACAGATCAGCTTCTTTTAAAACAACTGATGACCATCCTATTTGATAATGCTATCAAATATACTGAGGAGGATGGTGAAATTGATTTTATGATTTCAGCGACTGATCGAAATCTGTATTTACTTGTTTCTGATAATGGAGTCGGTATTTCCGCAGAAGATAAGAAGAAAATCTTTGATCGATTTTATCGAGTGGATAAGGCCAGAACCCGTCAAAAAGGTGGCTTTGGTTTAGGTTTATCCCTAGCCAAGCAAATTGTAGATGCCTTAAAAGGAAGCATTACTGTTAAAGATAACAAACCAAAAGGAACAATCTTTGAAGTGAAGATTGCCATTCAGACACCATCTAAAAAGAAAAAATAAAAATATCGCTCCAGCTGGGGCGATATTTTGGATTTATCTTCTACGTTTTCGTTTGATAATAGATCGTTGAACTTTTAAGACAAGTAAACTGGATCCGATTGCTGCAACAAAGGCAAGAGCAGTTGATAATTTTAATGCTAAAAAGATAAAACTAAAGATAGCAACACAAATACAAAAAACAGCGATATTAACAAAAAATAGGATTTCCTTGAGGTTGGCATCAGATTGCGCTTCAGGTGTATAATCTTGATAGCGAGGAACCTGATGGTTTAATTCTTCTTGATGGTCTACCTCATAGGATTGTAATTTTCTTACGGGCATTATTCTCTCCTTAACAGCACATACCTATTTTATCATTTTTTCAGCAGAGAATTATTACAGAAAGGTTACAAAAAGAATAAAGTCCCTTTTCAAAATAACTTTTCTTGACACGATAATGTGAAAATGATAAGATGGATGGACAGCAAATATTTATTAATATTCATAATTACTTATATTCGCAAGGAAATAGAGCTACTAAATGATTTTTTTACGAAAATTTATTTCATTATTTTCTTGATTTTATTTAATGTAATTAGTGAGATTTGTTTTGAATACAGAGACAGATTTTCTGTCTCCTATTTTTATAGTAGTGGGGTGTCTGATCGATACCTCTTGGCAACGTTAAAGGAGATAAGCATGTATCTTGCTATCAAAGAAATAGTACAAAACAAACTTCGATATAGTTTGATTTTAACTACCATTTTTCTTATCACTTTCATGGTCTTTTTTATGACCAGTTTAGCTCTTGGTCTTGTGCGAAACAACCGAGCCGCTATTGATAATTGGCAAGCGACAGGTGTGGTTTTATCTGACTACGCAAATGATAATTTGACAGCATCCTTTATTCCTGAAAAGGACTACAAGGATAAGAGTTCAGAAGAGGCTGCTCCATTGGGCTATATGTTCGCTGTAACCAATCTAGTCGATGGTAGTGAAAAGGTTAATGTTTCCATTTTTGCTCAAGACTGGGACGCTTTTATCTCACCTAGTTTGACGGAGGGTCGTTATCCTGAAAGAGATGATGAGGTTGTCGTGGATCAGTCCTTTGAGAATTATGGAATGAAGCTAGGTGATGCCATTCAACTCAATGGAAGCGAGACAGGTTACAAGATTGTAGGTCTGACTCAAGGAAATAAATTTTTCACTGAGCCTGTTGTCTTTACGAGTCTGACAACTTATTGGACCTTACAAGGAACCTTGAAAGCCAATCGTTCCATCTCTGCCTTAGTATTGAAAAATGATATAGAAGTGGCTGGCGATGGACTGAAACAGATTTCTATTCCAAAAATGATATCGAAAATTCCTGGTTATACACCTCAGGTTAATGTATTTTCAGGAATGATTCTTGCTATGATTGTTATCACAGGCTTGATTGTGGGGATTTTTGTTTATATCATTACCATTCAAAAACTAGGACTTTATGGAATAATGCGAGCTCAGGGAATACAGATCAAAACCATTGTATGGTCTCTGTTCTGTCAAATCTTCCTCCTAGCTGGTATGGGGATTGCTTTAGCCTTGCTGGCTATTGGCGGAGTGATTTTAGTCTTACCAGCTACCTTCTTTTTCTACCCAAGTTGGATAGCCTATTCTGTCCTAAGCTTGGTAATTTCCTTGATGGCCCTTCTAGGTGGTGTCATTTCACTTCCACGCTTGCTAAAGGTGGACCCGATTACTGCGATTGCAGAATGATAAGGAGAATAGTATGACAGCATTGATTGAAATGACTCAAGTGATAAAAACCTACGGGGAAGGAAAGATGAAAGTCGTAGCCCTGCATGAGACGAATTTTCAGCTAAATGCAGGAGAGTTCGTGGCTATCGTCGGACCTTCTGGCTCTGGAAAGACGACCTTTCTAACGACTCTAGGTCAACTTCAGGAAGCATCGAGTGGAAAGATTTTGGTAAAGGGGAAGGAAACAGGAAGTTTGACGGAGAAGGAGAAAACAGACCTCCGTTTTAGAGAGTTTGGCTTCATTCTTCAGGCTTCTAACTTAATTCCTTTTCTTACTGTCAAGGAACAGCTGGATTTGATTGACAGACTGGACAAAGGAAAAAATAGTAAAAGTGATCGAAAAGAGTTATTTGACTTGTTGGATTTAGAAAAGGTACAAGATCAGTATCCCAAGTCTTTATCAGGTGGAGAACGTCAACGGGCTGCAATTGCTAGAGCACTTTATAACAATCCAAGTATCGTGCTTGCAGACGAGCCAACAGCCAGTCTGGATACCCAGCGTGCTTACCAAGTAACGGAGATGTTGGCTGCCATTGCCCATGAACAAGGAAGAGGAGTTGTCATGATTACACATGATACACGCCTTCTTGATAAGGTTGACCGTGTTTATGTTATGAATGATGGCCACCTAGTTGAAAAAACACATGCATAAAATAAAGTGAACGGTGCTAGTTACTGTTCACTTTTTGATTGTAATACTCTTCGAAAATCTCTTCAAACTACGTCAACTTCCATCTGCAACCTCAAAACAGTATTTTGAGCAGCCTACGGTTAGCTTCCTAGTTTGCTCTTTGATTTTCATTGAGTATAAACTTTAAAAATGACTTTGACTTTTTAGAAAACTCCCAGTATTCATAGCTGATTTTTGAGAAATATGGTATAATTTTGCTTATGGAAAAGATTATCATTACAGCAACTGCTGAAAGTATTGAACAAATTGAACAACTACTCGAGGCTGGCGTAGACCGTATCTATGTCGGTGAGAAAGATTTTGGCCTTCGTCTGCCAACGACCTTTAGTCATGACCAATTGCGTGAAATCGCTGAGCTAGTTCATAATGCTGGTAAGAAATTGATTGTTGCAGTCAATGCCCTCATGCACCAAGATATGATGGACTGTATCAAGCCTTTCTTAGATTTCTTGGAAGAAATCAAGACAGACTATATTACAGTAGGAGATGCGGGTGTCTTTTACGTGGTCAATCGCGATGGTTATTCCTTTAAAACCATCTATGATGCTTCGACTATGGTAACTAGCAGTCGTCAGATCAACTTCTGGGGCCAAAAGGCTGGTGCGTCTGAGGCTGTTTTGGCGCGTGAAATTCCATCAGCTGAACTTTTCAAAATGCCAGAGATTTTGGAAATTCCTGCTGAAGTTTTGGTGTATGGCGCTAGTGTTATTCACCATTCCAAACGTCCGCTCTTGCAAAACTACTATAACTTTACGCATATCGATGATGAAAAGACGCGTAAGCGTGATCTTTTCTTGGCTGAGCCAAGTGACCCAGAGAGCCACTATTCCATTTTTGAAGACAATCATGGTACCCACATCTTTGCCAACAATGACCTTGATTTGATGACAAAATTGACAGAATTGGTAGAGCATGGCTTTACTCACTGGAAACTAGAAGGGCTCTACACTCCTGGTCAGAACTTTGTTGAGATTGCAAAACTCTTTATCCAAGCACGTAGCTCAATCCAAGAGGGTAACTTTAGCCATGACCAAGCCTTCTTGCTGGATGAAGAAGTGCGTAAACTTCACCCTAAAAACCGTTTCCTTGATACAGGATTTTATGACTACGATCCTGATATGGTTAAATAAAATAAATGGGTAGTTGAGAGAAGGAAGGTGCAGACATTTCTTCTCTTAATTTTTCTTATTTCTTCACCTTTTTCAAAAAATCATCAGGCTAGGATGCTCTGTTTGATGGAGTTTTTAAGAAAAGTGATCTCTTTGAGTTTGAAAATTATCCCATGTTTGTAGGTGCCAAATGGCCCTTTTTTTGGTATAATTTTTTATAATGAAAACGATTGGTAATCGCTATGTTGTGGTTGATTTAGAGGCAACTAGCACAGGTAGTAAGGCTAAAATTATCCAAGTGGGAATTGTTGTGATTGAGGACGGAAAAATCGTTGATCACTATACGACGGATGTCAATCCACATGAACCCTTGGATGCTCATATTAAAGAATTGACAGGGCTAACTGACCAACGTCTGGCCCAAGCACCTGATTTTTCGCAAGTTGCCAGAAAAATCTTTGACTTGGTGGAGGATGGGATTTTTGTAGCCCATAATGTTCAGTTTGATGCTAATCTCTTAGCCGAAAATTTATTTTTTGAAGGCTACGAGCTAAGAAATCCCCGTGTTGACACGGTCGAATTGGCCCAGGTATTTTTCCCTGAACTGGAAAAATATAGCTTACCGATATTGTGTCGAGAATTAGGAATTTCTCTAAAACACGCTCATACAGCCCTTTCAGATGCCCAAGCTACAGCAGAATTACTTCTTTTTTTACGAGAAAAAATGCTTCAACTTCCTAAAGGACTCTTGGAACGCTTGCTGGAAATGGCTGACGCTCTCTTATACGAGTCTTACCTGGTTATTGAAGAAATTTATCGCAGTCAATCTATCCTGAGTGCTCCAAACTTGGTAGAAGTTCAAGGACTCTATTTCAAGAAAACTGTAGCTCCTCTGGAGCCACGAAAACTATCGCAAGATTTTTCTAAAAATATTTCTTTGTTGAACCTTGAAGTGAGGGAACGACAAGAAAGTTTTGCTAAAGAGGTTGGCTCGCTATTGAAAGATGAACCTGTCTCTCTGATTCAAGCGCCGACAGGGATTGGAAAAACCTATGGCTATCTCTTACCCGCTTTATCTCAAGCCAAAGAGCGACAAATTGTTCTTAGTGTTCCGACAAAGATTCTTCAAAATCAAATCATGGAAGAAGAAGGTAAACATCTTAAAGATGTGTTCCATATAGATATCCATTCTTTAAAGGGACCACGCAATTATCTGAAGTTGGATGCCTTTTATCGTTCCTTGCAGGAAAATGATGAAAATCGCTTATTTAGACGTTTTAAGATGCAACTCTTGGTCTGGCTGACTGAGACACAGACAGGAGATTTGGATGAAATCGGGCAACTCTACCGTTACCAACATTTTCTGACTGATCTTCGTCATGACGGGAATTTATCCTCTGAAAGCTTATTTGTGACGGAAGATTTTTGGAAACGTAGTCAAGAAAGGGCACAAACTTGCAAGCTTTTAGTGACCAATCATGCCTATCTTGTAACCAGACTGGAAGATAATCCTGAATTTGTCAGCAACCGTTTATTGATTATTGATGAAGTTCAAAAGATTTTGTTGGCTCTAGAAAATCTGCTTCAAGAGACTCACGATATCCAGTCTATTATCGATTTGCTTGATAAGGCTTTACTGGAGGAGCAAAATATGGTTCAGCAACGAATACTAGAAAGTATTCGCTTTGAGTGCCTCTACTTGATAGAACAATTTCAGTCTGGAAAATCTAGGACAACTATCTTAGATTCTCTTGCCAATCTCAACCAGTATTTTTCGGAATTAGAAGTAGAAGGCTTTGAAGAGCTGGTTCGCTATTTTACAGCTGAACGAGATTACTGGCTTGAAGCAACTGAAACGAGTCAAAAGAAAATTCAGATTTCTTCTACAAAATCAGGTCGTATTCTTCTATCTTCTTTAGTACCTAATTCATGTCAAGTTTTGGGAGTGTCGGCTACTCTTGAGATTAGTCAGAGAGTTTCTTTAGCAGACCTTCTAGGCTATCCTGAAGCCAAATTTGTCAAGATTGAAGCTCGGAGAAAACAGGAGCAAGAAGTGGTCCTGGTCAAAGATTTTCCTCTGGTGACAGAAACCTCCTTAGAAGTTTACGCCAAAGAGGTAGCTAATTTGCTGATGGATGTTCAAGCTTTCCAACAACCGATCTTAGTTCTCTTTACTGCTAAAGACATGCTTTTAGCAGTTTCAGATATGCTTTCTGTAAGCCACTTGGCCCAGTATAAAAATGGGGATGTTTATCAGCTTAAGAAACGCTTTGAAAAAGGTGAACAACAAATCTTGCTTGGTGCAGGAAGTTTCTGGGAGGGAGTTGATTTTTCAAGTCATCCTTTTGTGATTCAAGTTATACCAAGACTTCCTTTCCAAAATCCTCAAGAGCCCTTAACGAAAAAGATTAATCAGGAACTGAATCAAGAAGGAAAAAATGCCTTTTATGATTATCAATTGCCAATGGCCATTATTCGTTTAAAGCAAGCTTTGGGAAGAAGTATGCGACGCGAACACCAACGTACCTTAACTCTTATTTTGGATAGGAGGATTGTCGGAAAACGATATGGCAAACAAATTGTGACTTCTCTAGCAAAAGAAGCGACTGTTAAAACCGTCTCTCAATCCGAAGTTGATGAGACAATTGATAAATTTTTAAATGAACTTTGATAAATAGTATAGTATGAAAGTATAAGGTTAGTATATATGAAACGTTCTCTCGACTCCAGAGTCGATTATAGTTTGCTCTTGCCAGTGTTTTTTCTACTGGTTATTGGCGTGGTGGCTATTTATATAGCCGTTAGTCATGATTATCCAAATAATATTTTGCCCATTTTAGGGCAGCAAGTTGCCTGGATTGCCTTGGGGCTTGTGATTGGTTTTGTGGTCATGCTCTTTAATACTGAATTTCTTTGGAAGGTGACCCCCTTTCTATATATTTTAGGTTTAGGACTTATGGTCTTACCGATTGTCTTTTATAATCCAAGCTTAGTTGCATCTACGGGTGCTAAAAACTGGATTTCAGTAAATGGAATCACCTTGTTTCAACCGTCAGAGTTTATGAAGATATCCTATATTCTCATGCTAGCTCGTGTGATTGTCCAGTTTACAAAAAAACATAAGGAATGGAGACGTACAGTTTCCTTGGACTTCTTGCTGATTTTTTGGATGATTCTCTTTACCATTCCAGTCCTAGTTCTTTTGGCACTTCAAAGTGACTTAGGGACGGCTTTGGTTTTTGTAGCCATTTTCTCAGGAATCGTCTTGCTATCAGGAGTTTCTTGGAAAATTATTATCCCAGTATTTGTGACTGCTGTAACAGGAATTGCTGGTTTCTTAGCTATTTTTATCAGCAAGGATGGCAGGGCTTTTCTCCATCAACTGGGAATGCCGACCTACCAAATAAATCGTATCTTGGCTTGGCTTAATCCATTTGACTTTGCCCAAACAACGACATACCAACAGGCTCAAGG
This window of the Streptococcus sp. 116-D4 genome carries:
- the ciaH gene encoding two-component system sensor histidine kinase CiaH; the encoded protein is MFSKLKKTWYADDFSYFIRNFGVFTLIFSTMTLIILQVMHSSLYTSVDDTLHGLSKNPQAVIQLAINRATEEIKDLENAATDTSKTEVKPNVSSNTEVILLDKNFTQLLSGNRFLGLDKIKLEKKELGHIYQIQVFNSYGQEEIYRMILMETNISSVSTNIKYAAVLINTSQLEQASQKHEQLIVIVMASFWILSLLASLYLARVSVRPLLESMQKQQSFVENASHELRTPLAVLQNRLETLFRKPEATIMEVSESIASSLEEVRNMRFLTTNLLNLARRDDGIKPELAEVPTSFFNTTFTNYEMIASENDRVFRFENRIHRTIVTDQLLLKQLMTILFDNAIKYTEEDGEIDFMISATDRNLYLLVSDNGVGISAEDKKKIFDRFYRVDKARTRQKGGFGLGLSLAKQIVDALKGSITVKDNKPKGTIFEVKIAIQTPSKKKK
- a CDS encoding ABC transporter permease; translation: MYLAIKEIVQNKLRYSLILTTIFLITFMVFFMTSLALGLVRNNRAAIDNWQATGVVLSDYANDNLTASFIPEKDYKDKSSEEAAPLGYMFAVTNLVDGSEKVNVSIFAQDWDAFISPSLTEGRYPERDDEVVVDQSFENYGMKLGDAIQLNGSETGYKIVGLTQGNKFFTEPVVFTSLTTYWTLQGTLKANRSISALVLKNDIEVAGDGLKQISIPKMISKIPGYTPQVNVFSGMILAMIVITGLIVGIFVYIITIQKLGLYGIMRAQGIQIKTIVWSLFCQIFLLAGMGIALALLAIGGVILVLPATFFFYPSWIAYSVLSLVISLMALLGGVISLPRLLKVDPITAIAE
- a CDS encoding bifunctional DnaQ family exonuclease/ATP-dependent helicase, which translates into the protein MKTIGNRYVVVDLEATSTGSKAKIIQVGIVVIEDGKIVDHYTTDVNPHEPLDAHIKELTGLTDQRLAQAPDFSQVARKIFDLVEDGIFVAHNVQFDANLLAENLFFEGYELRNPRVDTVELAQVFFPELEKYSLPILCRELGISLKHAHTALSDAQATAELLLFLREKMLQLPKGLLERLLEMADALLYESYLVIEEIYRSQSILSAPNLVEVQGLYFKKTVAPLEPRKLSQDFSKNISLLNLEVRERQESFAKEVGSLLKDEPVSLIQAPTGIGKTYGYLLPALSQAKERQIVLSVPTKILQNQIMEEEGKHLKDVFHIDIHSLKGPRNYLKLDAFYRSLQENDENRLFRRFKMQLLVWLTETQTGDLDEIGQLYRYQHFLTDLRHDGNLSSESLFVTEDFWKRSQERAQTCKLLVTNHAYLVTRLEDNPEFVSNRLLIIDEVQKILLALENLLQETHDIQSIIDLLDKALLEEQNMVQQRILESIRFECLYLIEQFQSGKSRTTILDSLANLNQYFSELEVEGFEELVRYFTAERDYWLEATETSQKKIQISSTKSGRILLSSLVPNSCQVLGVSATLEISQRVSLADLLGYPEAKFVKIEARRKQEQEVVLVKDFPLVTETSLEVYAKEVANLLMDVQAFQQPILVLFTAKDMLLAVSDMLSVSHLAQYKNGDVYQLKKRFEKGEQQILLGAGSFWEGVDFSSHPFVIQVIPRLPFQNPQEPLTKKINQELNQEGKNAFYDYQLPMAIIRLKQALGRSMRREHQRTLTLILDRRIVGKRYGKQIVTSLAKEATVKTVSQSEVDETIDKFLNEL
- a CDS encoding FtsW/RodA/SpoVE family cell cycle protein, with amino-acid sequence MKRSLDSRVDYSLLLPVFFLLVIGVVAIYIAVSHDYPNNILPILGQQVAWIALGLVIGFVVMLFNTEFLWKVTPFLYILGLGLMVLPIVFYNPSLVASTGAKNWISVNGITLFQPSEFMKISYILMLARVIVQFTKKHKEWRRTVSLDFLLIFWMILFTIPVLVLLALQSDLGTALVFVAIFSGIVLLSGVSWKIIIPVFVTAVTGIAGFLAIFISKDGRAFLHQLGMPTYQINRILAWLNPFDFAQTTTYQQAQGQIAIGSGGLFGQGFNASNLLIPVRESDMIFTVIAEDFGFIGSVLVIALYLMLIYRMLKITLKSNNQFYTYISTGLIMMLLFHIFENIGAVTGLLPLTGIPLPFISQGGSAIISNLIGVGLLLSMSYQTNLAEEKSGKVPVKRKKVVLKRIK
- a CDS encoding ABC transporter ATP-binding protein produces the protein MTALIEMTQVIKTYGEGKMKVVALHETNFQLNAGEFVAIVGPSGSGKTTFLTTLGQLQEASSGKILVKGKETGSLTEKEKTDLRFREFGFILQASNLIPFLTVKEQLDLIDRLDKGKNSKSDRKELFDLLDLEKVQDQYPKSLSGGERQRAAIARALYNNPSIVLADEPTASLDTQRAYQVTEMLAAIAHEQGRGVVMITHDTRLLDKVDRVYVMNDGHLVEKTHA
- a CDS encoding peptidase U32 family protein, with the protein product MEKIIITATAESIEQIEQLLEAGVDRIYVGEKDFGLRLPTTFSHDQLREIAELVHNAGKKLIVAVNALMHQDMMDCIKPFLDFLEEIKTDYITVGDAGVFYVVNRDGYSFKTIYDASTMVTSSRQINFWGQKAGASEAVLAREIPSAELFKMPEILEIPAEVLVYGASVIHHSKRPLLQNYYNFTHIDDEKTRKRDLFLAEPSDPESHYSIFEDNHGTHIFANNDLDLMTKLTELVEHGFTHWKLEGLYTPGQNFVEIAKLFIQARSSIQEGNFSHDQAFLLDEEVRKLHPKNRFLDTGFYDYDPDMVK
- a CDS encoding DUF3270 domain-containing protein, with the translated sequence MPVRKLQSYEVDHQEELNHQVPRYQDYTPEAQSDANLKEILFFVNIAVFCICVAIFSFIFLALKLSTALAFVAAIGSSLLVLKVQRSIIKRKRRR